A genomic segment from Opitutales bacterium encodes:
- a CDS encoding CrcB family protein, with protein MPILLIIAVAVGGALGSLVRFAIVQRLNAEFFWGTLCVNVIGAALIGCLFALVRNASTPLSAETQGLLIFGFCGGLTTFSAFSLESLKLIQDQKILIALSHAAVHVLGSFAAVSCTYYLTQKILDWVR; from the coding sequence ATGCCTATCCTATTGATCATCGCGGTTGCTGTGGGCGGGGCTCTGGGGAGCCTTGTGCGCTTTGCGATCGTTCAGCGCCTGAACGCCGAATTTTTCTGGGGTACGCTCTGTGTGAATGTGATCGGGGCAGCATTGATCGGCTGCCTGTTCGCCTTGGTCCGTAATGCTTCGACGCCGTTGAGTGCGGAGACGCAAGGTTTGTTGATTTTTGGATTTTGCGGTGGCTTGACAACCTTTTCTGCATTCAGCCTAGAATCTTTGAAGTTGATTCAGGACCAAAAAATTCTCATCGCGCTCAGTCATGCAGCTGTGCACGTACTCGGGTCCTTCGCGGCGGTGTCTTGCACTTATTACCTGACCCAGAAGATCCTTGATTGGGTCAGGTAG